In the genome of Candidatus Sulfotelmatobacter sp., the window TCATCATCCAGTTCCGCCAGCAACCTTCCGCGGTCTACCATGCTTTGCACCGAACCCAACGTGTAATACGAAATCACTACGTTCAGGCTCATCAGCGCCCCATTCCCGGCGTGTCCCTCGATCACATCCGCCGCGCCCCATTCGATATAAAACGCATTCGGCGACGGTTCCGCCGACGACGGCACCTGATTCTCCACCACCACCACCGCCGGAATCGTCGCCCCATTGATCGTGATCGTCCGCGCCGGATTCAACGCCGCCAGCCGCTGCTGCAGCGCCAGAAAAAAACTATCCTTAGCAAATTGCATTTCACCCAGCTTCTAGCTACTAGCTTCTAGCTACTAGCTCAATGTGTGTTATTCGTTGGACCCTTCAGGAACCTGTCGCGACCACATCGCAGCCTTGGTTTCACAAGAGGAATGTGTTCGCAGATAAAAAAGCTAGCAGCTAGGAGCTAGAAGCTGCTCTTCTCACTCCACCGCCGTCACCACATAGAAGTAAGCTGTGCCCGCGAAATTCTCCGGCACCACGGTTTCGATGTGAAACAAATCCGACCCGTACATCAGCCCCAGCACAGCGTCAAACAACTCCTCAGCCGTTCCCAACCCTAGCGCGGGAAGCTGATCTACAATCACCGACGCCGACAACGTGAACTCAATCCGCCGCCGCGGCCCAAGATTTCCCGTCTCCAATGCTCGCGTCACCACCGGGGAAATCAATACCTGCTGCACTCCCGGATCCACCAGCCCCAATTGCCCCGCCGCGTCGGCAGCGCTCGCTGTCGCCGGCAACAACAAACTCACGGTGTCGCCGCCCAACGCTTTCAACAATGCATCCGCAGCCCGCACCAGTGCCGACCCACAAATTCCGCCCCCCATGGCTTCCTCCCTCGTTGTGTGGCGCGGGCACTCCTGCCCGCGAGAACTCACGACCTTTACAACCCCTTAAACGCCACGTACGGCTCCAACAAACTGCGGACCATATCGTCCATCAGCGTGTCCCCGAAATAATCCAGCCGCACCCGATCGATCTGCCCCGATTTCACATTCAATGCCGGCGTCACCTGCGCGTTCTTCACAATCTGCGCGCACGCCACTTTCACTCCGGTCGGAATCGTCGACAGCCCCGCGTTGTAAACCACATCGATCTCGTTGAAAAACAATCCCAGCGCATTCACCGGGAACGTCAACTCTCCGGCGTCCGACCAAATGTCGATGGTCGTCGGATCGATCGTTGTCCACATTCCTGGCAACGCGAACACCAGCGCGAACTCCAGGCTGACATCCGGATAGGGCCACTCCCCTCGCCGCGGAATCCCGTAGCGTCCTTGCAGCGTAACGATCGGCGTTGTGAGTGGCGCCACCGTCACCATCGGCAGATAGCTAACCCGTACCGTATTCAACTCCGGCGGCATCTTCAGTCGCTCTTCATACTGATTCACTCCCAGCGTCGCCCGCCGGCAATGCGCGTCGATAATCGCCGACGCCGCCTGCACCCACGATGGGTCCGTCGCCGCATCCAGCCCGTACGCCAAATATTCCGTAGTATCCAAATAGTTCATGCGACCTCTCTGCGAAAAAAATGTCGCTGGTCGTTAGTCGATAGTCGTTAGCAAACCCCACCGATCCCTCAATCCGTGCCGCGGGTACTTCGGGCTAACGACAAACGACCAACGACCAACGACTCGTTTACTGGCCACTGACCACTGGTCACTGACCCTAGTTATGCACCTTCACTTCGTAGTGCGCGAAATTCGCCCCCTTCACCACCGGAGCCCCAAACTTCACGACAACCTGCTGTTGCGTCAACGCGCCCGGCAGCCCGAGCTTGAACACTCGCGGATTCGGATCGGTCAGCCAGTGATACTCGATCAGATCCTCGGTCACGATGTAAGCCGGCAGCACCGCATTTCCCGATCCCAGCGTTCCCGTGTATCCCAGAGCCCATTCCGGAATCAGCGGCAACTCACCCGCCTGCGTCGTCAGCGCCTTCACTCGGAATCCGCCCGTGATCTCCATCGTGTTCAGGACCACGTTGAACTCCGCCTTCATCTCCTGATCGATCAGATCGAGCAGCATCGGATTGGCATAAATCGCCGTCGGCCGCACTTGATACGACGAGTTCGAAACCATCTGTGCGATCGTGGTCTTGAACCCGTTCACGATGCTCGCCCCCGCCGCAATCGAGACCGTGTTCCCGCCTGCTTCGATCTGCCCGATTGCGCCGAAATACTGCGGCGTCGTCGGCACGCTCAGCGATGTGTCCGTACCGTTCCACAGCGCGACGTCGTGCGTACGCAACAGCCCATCCACCGCATCCGCCAGGTCTTTGGCCTGCAAGTAAGCGAACTGGCTCTGCTGCGCCGTCACTTCCAGATCGAACAGGTTGTAGTTGATCTGCGACACCAGCGCCTTCAGCGGCACCGCCAGCTCAATGCGCGTCGGCGATGTGACCACCGGAGCAATATTCCGCGGATCCATAAATCCCTGCGCCGCCGTCGGAGACGCAATGGCCGTCTCCTCAAAAAACCGCGACGGATGCCCCGTAGCCGGCACCTGTTTGATCCTCTGTCCGAAAATTCCCCGCCGCCGCACGATGTCGAAAATTTCCGTCTGATACCGCTCCACTTCAACCGCGCCGGGCCCAATGTAGTCCGCCGCCGCCATCAAATCCACAAATCGTCCGTTCATGTCATCTCCTAAGTGTGATTTTTATTTCCGTACCTTAAAACCTCTGTCATCCTGGGCAGTCGAAGGACCCCCTCTCACTCAAGCAGCACTCACGGTCCCCGCAAGGAGTTCTCTCAACGAAACCGGGTGCCCCATTTCTCGCGCGTCCTTTGCGCCGAGAAGTGCGGATGTTCTTCAGCCTGGCTCCCCAAATGCCCAGCCCCGGAAGACCCACAGAAAAACAAAAGGCACGACCAGTGTCGTGCCCACCCCAAGAGCCGGAAGCCGAGAGCCCGAAGCCCGCTACTCGATCATCCCCGCCCGCGCCAATTCCGCCTTCACCGCAATCCGCTGCTCCAAACTCAAACTCTGCAGCGTCTTGTCCAACACGCCCTTGTCGATCTTCTCGCCGAACTCCGCCTCATTCTTCGCCAGAATCGCCGACACCATCGGAGGCAAAGTCTTCCGCGCCATCCGCGATGCCTGCGCCCTCAAATCCGAATTCGATTTCTCCAACTCGGCCACACGATCCTGCAACTGCCGCGTCGCATCGTTCCGCTCGGATTCGTGCCCCGGTTCATACGACCCGCGCTCATCCACCGCCGCCACGATCTGGTCCACTTTCGCGTTCAACGCATCCTGCTGCGAATCCAGCCGCCCCAACACGCGATCCAACGATTCAGCCGCACTCGCCAGCCGCTCCGCCGTCGCCATCAACTGCTGCGCCATCTCTTCATTCATATTTTCCTTCTCCTCTGTGATCCTCTGTGCCCTCTGTGGTTAACAATTTGTTCAGCCGGCACGACTACGAATTTTCCAGTTCAATCCACGTATCCTGATAAGCCGCCTTGTCCTTCCGCAAAATCGCCGCCCCCGTAAAAGTCACCTTCGTCAAAATCCACACGCGCGATCGGTTATCGAGCAGACTTACGTCAGCCACCTCATACGACATTCCGAGAGGCCCCGCCCCCCCAGCCGCAACCAGAGATTCAGGCCCAGGCTCACTCGAATCCGCGCGGATCGAAGTAGTCAGCCCCCGCAACCGATCCACCGCCGCCGCCAACGACGCCCTCAAATTCGCCCGATCGGTCCAACGATGCTCCCTCGTCGTTTCCGCCACCGCCTGCATCCCCCTCCCCTGGCTCGTTCTCGGCAAGCTCCCAACCCGCCGCCCAGATTTCCCAATCTCCTCCACGATTTCGGGAAAATCTTTCGCGTAGAGAAATCCCCCTACCTCCAGATTCCTCCCCACAACGTCCGCGCTTGTGATCACTCCCACTTTCCGTCGCACATCATGTCGGTCAAACGACGGGGCATAATCCAGCGCCATCCCCAGCAGCGACGGCAATGCCGCCTCCGCCGCAGCTCTCGTGAGCACCACCCGACGCCCCTTCGACCCCGACGGCGCCCTCTGCGAGGGCACATCCACCACCGTCAACACTCCCCGAAACCCCGCCCGGTTCGGATGCCCCTCCACCCTTGGCATCACCACCGCCATACTCTCCAATGCAATCGTCATCACCACCCCACTTCCATTGCTTAGAAAATTGTTCGTTGCTTGTCATCCTGGGCGAAGAAGTTGTCTCGCATGTGCGAGACAACTTCGCAGTCGAAGGACCCTGCTATCCCTTATTCAAACGATGCAGCCGCAGGGAGCTCTCTTGTGTTATCCATAGCCCGTACGACCGGAAGCCGGAAGCCGAGCGCCGGAAGCCGCCTACTCCAAATCCCCCAACCCCCGCATCCTTCGCACCTCGTTCACCGTCAACACTCCCGTCTGCAACAGAATCTGCTGAATCTGCACTTCCTCCATCGGATCCGTCGCATCCACATCCGCAAACACAAACTCCAAATCGTTCCATCCCAGCTTCTTCGCAATCGCATCCCGCGTCAGGGACTCCGCCAGCAACCGCGCTGTCGGCACGATCGCCTGCCGGAATGCCAACTCATTGAGTTCCTCCGCGGTGGAGCGATTCACGTCACGCTCCACCCCGAGATAAAACGGAGGAAGGTCGAAAGCATCCGCGACGACTCGCAGCAAAAACTCCTGCCACTGCAGTCGTAAATCCGCGTCGGTGCCGCCACCGAACCGCAGCACCTCCGGTTTGCTTTCGGCCGATAGGATGGGCACTTTCCCCGTGCCCTCAATCTCGTCCTGCCACCAGCGAATCAGCCGCTCGTGATGTTCCGGCGTCAGATCCTGCAGCCACAACGCATACTGCACCACCGAGTTCGACGCCAGCCGCGACGCGTAGCGGTTCGCCCCCATAAATGCGGTGATCGTTTCAAACGCCACCTCCAGCCGCCCCAGCCCAAATGGCGTGCTGGTCCTGGGATTCAGCCGGATATAAATCAACTCGTTGTCATCCAGCTTGATTTGCGACTTCGCACTCGACTGCCCCGACCCCGTCACCTGCATATACCGCTGCGACTCCGGCGACCCATCCCATTCCAGATTCATCCGAATCGTCGCCCCATCCACAGGCCACAACACCAGCGGCGGTTGTGGAAGAGCGGGTGCCTCGCCCGTCCCCGAGCGCGTGGGGACGGACGCATTCGTCCGTCCCGCCGAGCGCAGCGAGGCGTGCAGCTCCCATGAAGGATTCACCTGCACCTCCACTGCCCCAAAACCGCCCACAATAATGTCTTCCAGCACCTGCTCCGCAAACGACCGAAACGAATCGTCCGGATTCGGCGCCTGAAAATTGTCGGTGAGCAACCGCACCCGAGCCGCCCCATCCGGAATTTCCCCCAGAGCGTACCCCTGGCGCGGCTGAATTCTCCACCGCATCCCCGCGATCCGATCCTTAATACAGTTGATCGCCCTTCTCGCAATCGGTAGCTCCGAAAATCGCCGCAAGTTATACGGAGTCGGTTTCGGCAGCGCCTCCGCCAGCGGCCCGTAAGAATTAAAAATCGACGGCAGCGCCGAAGTCCGCCGCAGTTTCACCAACCGCGCGTCCGACACTCCCACCGCCGACACTCCCGCCATCCGGCGCCAGGCGCCGCGCAACGTCTCTGTAATTTTCATGATTGTTTTCTCGTTTGCCGCAACTCTGTCATCCCGAGCGAGGATGATCGTTCACGAAGTGAACGATCACCGCAGTCGACGGACCTCGTGTTTCCATCATAGGTCGAGCGAATAAAACGGTGTCCCGCCCAACAAAAAAAGCTCCGCCGCAGCGGAGCCCTCATTTTTCATCCAAGCCCTGTTGTCATCAAACCAGCATTGTCATCCTGAGCGAAGCGAAGGACCTATGTCTTTCGCTTG includes:
- a CDS encoding phage portal protein; this encodes MKITETLRGAWRRMAGVSAVGVSDARLVKLRRTSALPSIFNSYGPLAEALPKPTPYNLRRFSELPIARRAINCIKDRIAGMRWRIQPRQGYALGEIPDGAARVRLLTDNFQAPNPDDSFRSFAEQVLEDIIVGGFGAVEVQVNPSWELHASLRSAGRTNASVPTRSGTGEAPALPQPPLVLWPVDGATIRMNLEWDGSPESQRYMQVTGSGQSSAKSQIKLDDNELIYIRLNPRTSTPFGLGRLEVAFETITAFMGANRYASRLASNSVVQYALWLQDLTPEHHERLIRWWQDEIEGTGKVPILSAESKPEVLRFGGGTDADLRLQWQEFLLRVVADAFDLPPFYLGVERDVNRSTAEELNELAFRQAIVPTARLLAESLTRDAIAKKLGWNDLEFVFADVDATDPMEEVQIQQILLQTGVLTVNEVRRMRGLGDLE